Proteins found in one Kangiella sediminilitoris genomic segment:
- the rnr gene encoding ribonuclease R, giving the protein MPKKTKQDPQAELEAQRYDNPIASRQFILQLLEEAGEPVSFETIAKKADINKSEQKRALDKRLNAMERDGQLICNRKGRYCLVDATDLKRGKVLAHRDGYGYLALEEGGDDWYLSPREMHSVFHGDKVLARVKKVDRRGRTEGAIVEILDGSTNYVVGRLFEESGLLFVSSEDPRILHDLIISPDDTLGASKGQVVVAEITQRPKKNRHAHGIITEVLGDHLSAGMEIEIAIRNHQIPHEWPRDVNSEVTDLPVEVRDQDWEGRVDLRKLPLVTIDGADARDFDDAVYCEKQASGGWKLWVAIADVSHYVRPESALDKEAIERGNSVYFPEYVVPMLPELLSNGLCSLNPDVDRLCMVAEMDLDPKGNVVDSQFYPAVMHSHARFTYDKVWSILSGDEELRQQYSDRVPELEELYELFKARLAIKNARGAIEFETTETQIIFDENRKIENIVASHRNDAHKIIEECMICANVAAAQFIEQSPLPGIYRVHEGPSEDRLESFRAFLGELGIFLFGGEKPEPKHYRELHDAIKERPDYELIQTMMLRSMMQAVYSPQNEGHFGLAFDSYTHFTSPIRRYPDLLVHRIIKALLKSDNVVGTDGGRKYNEQELVQLSEHSSMTERRADLATRDVVDWLKCEYMLTRVGDEYWGTVSSVTSFGVFIALDELYVEGLVHISELGDDYYHFDAAKMRLIGERTHQTFRVGDRVKIKVSHVDLEQRNIDFELIERDKVKREKVRGSERKKLFNKAKRSGSVAKSGDKSGHKGKKNGASKGGKNAKKKRGKSGKKNRR; this is encoded by the coding sequence ATGCCAAAGAAAACCAAGCAAGACCCACAGGCCGAGCTCGAAGCTCAGCGTTACGACAACCCTATAGCCAGTCGCCAATTTATCTTACAGCTATTGGAAGAGGCTGGTGAACCTGTATCGTTTGAGACCATAGCTAAGAAAGCTGATATTAATAAGTCAGAACAGAAGCGAGCGCTAGATAAGCGTCTTAACGCTATGGAGCGTGATGGGCAGTTAATCTGTAACCGAAAAGGTCGATATTGCCTGGTGGATGCTACGGATCTCAAGCGAGGGAAGGTCTTGGCGCATCGTGACGGCTATGGATATCTTGCGCTGGAAGAGGGCGGTGATGACTGGTATCTGTCACCCCGCGAAATGCACAGTGTTTTCCACGGAGATAAGGTACTCGCCAGAGTAAAAAAAGTAGATCGAAGAGGTCGCACAGAAGGTGCGATTGTGGAGATTCTTGACGGCTCTACCAACTACGTTGTAGGACGCCTGTTTGAAGAAAGCGGTCTCCTTTTCGTTTCATCCGAAGACCCCCGAATTTTGCACGACCTGATTATTTCACCGGACGATACTCTTGGAGCCAGTAAAGGTCAGGTTGTAGTTGCTGAAATAACCCAGCGCCCGAAGAAAAATCGACACGCCCACGGCATTATTACCGAGGTTTTAGGTGATCACCTTTCTGCGGGAATGGAAATCGAAATCGCCATCCGGAATCATCAGATTCCGCACGAATGGCCAAGAGATGTGAATTCTGAAGTCACCGATCTTCCAGTTGAAGTCAGAGACCAGGATTGGGAAGGTCGCGTGGACTTAAGGAAGCTACCTTTAGTTACGATTGATGGCGCCGACGCCAGAGATTTCGATGATGCTGTTTATTGTGAAAAACAGGCAAGTGGCGGCTGGAAGCTTTGGGTCGCCATTGCTGATGTAAGCCATTATGTGCGTCCCGAAAGTGCTTTAGACAAAGAAGCGATTGAGCGTGGTAATTCCGTCTACTTTCCTGAGTATGTGGTACCGATGTTACCCGAGCTTTTGTCGAATGGCCTTTGCTCGTTGAATCCAGATGTTGATCGCCTGTGCATGGTTGCAGAAATGGATCTTGACCCAAAAGGTAATGTTGTTGATAGTCAGTTTTATCCTGCAGTGATGCACTCGCATGCGCGTTTTACCTACGACAAGGTATGGTCAATATTAAGTGGAGATGAAGAACTCCGTCAGCAATATTCCGATCGCGTACCTGAACTTGAAGAGCTTTATGAGCTATTTAAAGCTCGACTGGCGATTAAAAACGCTCGGGGAGCCATTGAGTTTGAAACCACAGAGACACAGATCATTTTCGATGAAAATCGCAAGATTGAAAACATCGTAGCGAGCCATCGTAATGATGCTCATAAAATTATCGAAGAGTGCATGATTTGCGCCAACGTGGCGGCAGCTCAATTTATCGAACAAAGTCCTTTGCCCGGCATCTATCGTGTGCATGAAGGGCCATCGGAAGACAGGCTAGAATCTTTTAGAGCTTTCCTTGGCGAATTAGGAATATTTCTTTTTGGTGGTGAAAAGCCAGAGCCGAAGCATTACCGTGAACTGCATGATGCTATCAAGGAACGGCCAGATTATGAGTTAATCCAGACCATGATGCTTCGTTCTATGATGCAGGCTGTTTACAGCCCTCAGAATGAGGGGCATTTTGGATTGGCTTTTGACTCCTATACCCACTTCACATCTCCTATCCGCCGTTACCCGGATCTGCTGGTGCATCGCATTATTAAAGCATTACTCAAGTCAGATAATGTCGTCGGAACGGATGGCGGACGAAAGTACAATGAACAGGAACTGGTGCAGCTGTCTGAACATAGTTCAATGACTGAGCGACGTGCTGACCTGGCTACACGTGATGTTGTCGACTGGTTAAAATGTGAATATATGTTGACCAGGGTGGGTGATGAGTACTGGGGAACGGTCTCTTCAGTCACTAGTTTTGGTGTGTTTATTGCGCTGGACGAATTGTACGTAGAAGGTTTGGTGCATATTAGCGAACTTGGCGATGATTATTACCATTTTGATGCGGCAAAAATGCGATTAATTGGTGAACGTACTCACCAAACTTTCAGGGTCGGTGATCGAGTAAAAATTAAGGTCAGCCATGTCGATCTGGAACAACGAAATATAGACTTTGAACTTATAGAGCGTGACAAGGTAAAACGTGAAAAAGTTCGTGGTTCAGAGCGTAAGAAACTTTTTAACAAAGCCAAACGCTCAGGTTCTGTAGCTAAGAGTGGTGATAAAAGTGGCCATAAAGGGAAGAAAAATGGTGCCAGTAAAGGCGGTAAAAATGCCAAAAAGAAACGTGGTAAAAGCGGTAAAAAGAATCGTCGTTAA
- the hldE gene encoding bifunctional D-glycero-beta-D-manno-heptose-7-phosphate kinase/D-glycero-beta-D-manno-heptose 1-phosphate adenylyltransferase HldE, giving the protein MNFNLPKFNKARVLVIGDIMLDRYWHGETSRVSPEAPVPVVNVSQTEDRAGGAGNVALNIAVLGCQVTLCGVTGNDEAAQSLEEILEHQQVNCEFEKRPHQQTITKLRLMSRHQQLLRADFEKDFALDNGIALETFEKLIEQHDIVVLSDYGKGTLKDPQSVIQAAVLQNKPVIVDPKGSDFTKYRQATLITPNQSEFDTIAGKSESEEDFLEKAREVRNQLDIDSLLVTRSEKGMALFSADKEPYMQATQAQEVFDVTGAGDTVVATLASAMAAGATMKESVQIANLAAGIVVGKLGTATVSTQELHHAMLSHQPLQKGVVSELTLLDLIAQAKASGEKIVMTNGCFDILHSGHVSYLKQAAELGDRLIVAVNSDDSVKRLKGESRPLNPCPQRMMVLSELSSVDWVVEFTEDTPKRLIEALVPDVLVKGGDYKVEEIAGADSVIANGGNVVILDFVDGVSTTNIINKAKSH; this is encoded by the coding sequence TTGAACTTTAATCTTCCAAAATTTAACAAAGCTAGAGTATTAGTAATCGGCGATATCATGCTTGATCGCTACTGGCATGGTGAAACATCACGCGTGTCCCCGGAAGCTCCGGTACCCGTGGTTAATGTCAGCCAAACCGAAGATCGGGCAGGCGGAGCAGGCAACGTTGCATTAAATATTGCCGTATTAGGCTGTCAGGTGACACTCTGCGGTGTAACAGGTAACGATGAAGCAGCGCAAAGTTTAGAGGAGATTTTGGAACATCAACAGGTGAACTGTGAGTTTGAAAAGCGCCCTCATCAACAAACCATCACCAAGCTTCGTCTGATGAGTCGTCACCAGCAATTATTAAGGGCCGACTTTGAGAAAGATTTTGCCCTGGATAACGGTATCGCGCTAGAAACTTTTGAGAAGCTTATCGAGCAGCATGACATAGTCGTTTTATCTGATTATGGGAAAGGCACCTTAAAAGATCCCCAGTCTGTTATTCAGGCTGCTGTATTACAAAACAAACCCGTGATTGTTGATCCCAAGGGCAGTGACTTTACAAAATACCGTCAAGCGACCCTAATCACCCCGAATCAATCTGAATTTGATACTATCGCCGGCAAGTCAGAATCCGAAGAAGATTTTCTAGAGAAGGCTCGCGAAGTTAGAAACCAACTTGATATTGATAGCCTGCTGGTGACCCGTAGCGAAAAAGGTATGGCGTTATTCTCGGCTGATAAAGAACCTTACATGCAGGCAACTCAAGCTCAGGAAGTGTTTGATGTGACTGGCGCCGGTGATACCGTTGTGGCGACTCTTGCCAGTGCCATGGCTGCCGGGGCTACCATGAAAGAGTCCGTGCAAATAGCTAATCTTGCAGCTGGAATTGTCGTTGGCAAACTTGGTACAGCAACGGTTTCCACCCAAGAACTACATCACGCCATGCTGAGCCATCAACCACTTCAAAAAGGCGTTGTTTCGGAACTTACCTTACTGGATCTGATTGCTCAGGCTAAAGCGTCCGGTGAGAAAATTGTTATGACCAATGGCTGCTTCGATATTTTACACTCAGGACATGTCAGTTACCTTAAACAGGCTGCTGAACTTGGCGATAGGTTAATTGTGGCCGTTAACAGCGACGACTCTGTGAAACGCTTAAAAGGGGAAAGTCGTCCTCTAAATCCTTGCCCACAGAGAATGATGGTTCTATCCGAACTGTCTAGCGTAGACTGGGTTGTTGAGTTTACTGAAGACACTCCTAAACGGCTTATAGAAGCTCTGGTTCCTGACGTCCTGGTAAAAGGTGGCGATTATAAGGTTGAGGAAATTGCAGGAGCAGATAGCGTCATTGCCAACGGAGGAAACGTAGTAATTCTCGATTTTGTTGATGGCGTATCCACCACCAATATCATTAACAAAGCTAAAAGCCACTAA
- a CDS encoding Yip1 family protein, with amino-acid sequence MKNRFNILYKPEDTWKHIKEKNFSIPQVYLRVLIVMALLPPFFAFIGAVYSGWKIGNEDPVKLTWESALSISIAAYLAILVGAYIFSRLIHWMAKTYGSDASLSDCFALVVYSCIPLFLVSVLSAYPVLWLDMLFTLVAVAFSVRLLFLGTPIMMGIGDEKAFFFSNSIITVGLVLVVAALAMSVLFWANGVGPVFTR; translated from the coding sequence ATGAAAAATCGATTTAATATTTTGTACAAACCGGAAGATACCTGGAAGCACATAAAAGAAAAAAACTTTAGTATTCCACAGGTTTATCTTCGAGTATTGATCGTAATGGCTTTATTGCCGCCGTTCTTTGCGTTTATCGGTGCTGTTTACAGTGGGTGGAAAATTGGTAATGAAGACCCCGTGAAACTGACCTGGGAAAGCGCGCTCAGTATTTCTATTGCTGCTTATCTGGCTATTTTGGTGGGTGCCTATATTTTTTCACGTCTAATACACTGGATGGCAAAAACGTATGGTTCTGATGCGAGCCTCTCTGACTGCTTCGCGCTAGTTGTATACTCTTGTATTCCTCTATTTCTAGTCAGTGTCCTCAGTGCCTACCCGGTTCTATGGCTGGATATGCTATTCACCCTTGTTGCTGTTGCCTTTTCAGTCAGGTTACTATTTTTGGGAACGCCTATCATGATGGGGATTGGTGACGAGAAAGCTTTCTTTTTCTCAAACTCGATCATCACAGTTGGCCTAGTGTTGGTAGTAGCTGCATTAGCCATGAGTGTCTTATTCTGGGCAAATGGCGTTGGTCCTGTGTTTACCCGATAA
- the fnr gene encoding fumarate/nitrate reduction transcriptional regulator Fnr: MLPSVKCQNCSINQLCLPVMLVEAEVEHLDSIIQRRRPLKKSEMLFHAGDEFKAIYAVRSGCIKSYTISESGEEQITGFHLPGEIIGLDAINRQKHPSMAKAIETSSVCTIPFNKLEMLSGEIPGLRQQLLRVMSREIHDDQELLLLLSKKSADERLAAFLMNMSSRFASRGLSRTCFNLTMTRSDIANYLGLAVETVSRLFSKLQQQSLISVKEKEITISDFKALSELAGSRCH, translated from the coding sequence ATGCTGCCTTCTGTAAAATGTCAGAACTGTAGTATCAACCAGTTATGCCTTCCTGTAATGCTGGTTGAAGCTGAAGTTGAGCACTTGGATAGTATTATCCAAAGGCGACGTCCATTGAAAAAGAGTGAAATGCTTTTTCATGCTGGCGATGAGTTTAAAGCCATTTATGCTGTACGCTCAGGGTGTATAAAGTCTTATACCATTTCAGAAAGTGGTGAAGAGCAAATAACAGGCTTTCACTTGCCAGGTGAAATTATTGGGCTAGACGCAATCAACCGTCAAAAACACCCCAGTATGGCAAAAGCTATAGAAACATCATCGGTCTGCACGATTCCATTTAATAAGTTGGAAATGCTATCTGGTGAGATACCGGGTTTACGCCAGCAACTATTGCGTGTCATGAGTCGAGAAATTCATGACGATCAGGAGTTACTGTTACTGCTCAGTAAGAAAAGTGCAGATGAGCGTTTGGCCGCATTTTTGATGAATATGTCGAGTCGTTTTGCCAGTAGGGGCTTATCAAGAACCTGTTTTAATCTGACGATGACTCGAAGCGATATAGCGAACTACCTTGGATTAGCCGTCGAAACGGTCAGCAGACTTTTCTCAAAGTTACAGCAACAGTCACTGATCTCGGTTAAAGAAAAAGAAATAACAATTTCGGACTTTAAGGCGTTAAGTGAGCTGGCTGGAAGTCGTTGTCACTAA
- the hemN gene encoding oxygen-independent coproporphyrinogen III oxidase gives MNTKVLWDSSLIEKYSISGPRYTSYPTALQFEEDGFSEQRLVEVLEQGDATKPLSIYIHIPFCENICYYCACNKVITKDRSKTKRYIAALLAEAKRIAAHVKGREVQQMHWGGGTPTFLNNEEIAEVVNTLKEYFNFAEEGDYSIEIDPRRMDHKTLPELSRLGFNRISLGVQDFDEKVQKAVNRIQPESMTRNVLINARKYGFESINVDLIYGLPFQSEKSFSETVDKIIEMAPDRLSVFNYAHLPHRFKPQRRIDAKDLPSPSEKLAILEMTIQKLTKAGYVYIGMDHFALPHDELTHAQQNGDLHRNFQGYTTNADCDLLGLGVSSISQVSNCFIQNQRDLTTYYECVENDSYALWRGYESTAEDKLRHDVIMQLICLFNLKYKEIERTHGIDFRQHFASEIEELKTMEADGLLSMDDEGIEVTDTGRLLIRNICMTFDEYFKELKALQIYSKAI, from the coding sequence ATGAATACCAAGGTTTTGTGGGATAGCTCCTTAATTGAAAAGTACAGTATTTCTGGTCCACGATATACGTCGTACCCAACGGCGCTGCAGTTTGAAGAAGACGGTTTTAGTGAGCAACGACTAGTTGAAGTACTGGAGCAGGGAGACGCGACCAAACCACTGTCGATTTATATTCATATTCCCTTCTGTGAGAACATTTGCTACTACTGTGCATGCAATAAAGTGATCACCAAGGACAGAAGCAAAACAAAACGTTATATAGCCGCTTTATTGGCTGAGGCGAAGCGTATTGCAGCACATGTTAAGGGGCGAGAAGTTCAGCAAATGCATTGGGGTGGTGGTACTCCGACTTTTCTCAACAATGAGGAGATTGCTGAGGTAGTTAATACCCTGAAAGAGTATTTTAACTTCGCAGAAGAAGGTGATTATTCGATCGAAATTGACCCCAGAAGAATGGATCATAAGACCCTGCCAGAATTATCGCGACTGGGTTTTAATCGAATCAGTCTCGGTGTGCAGGATTTTGATGAGAAGGTTCAAAAAGCTGTAAACCGGATTCAGCCAGAAAGTATGACCCGCAATGTACTCATTAATGCCAGAAAGTATGGCTTTGAGTCAATTAACGTGGACTTGATTTATGGTCTTCCATTTCAAAGCGAAAAAAGTTTTTCCGAGACCGTTGATAAAATTATTGAAATGGCACCGGATCGACTGTCGGTATTCAATTACGCACATTTACCACACCGCTTTAAACCGCAACGTCGCATTGATGCAAAAGATTTGCCATCACCCTCAGAAAAGTTAGCCATTTTGGAGATGACCATCCAGAAGCTTACCAAAGCAGGCTACGTTTATATTGGTATGGACCATTTTGCACTACCCCATGATGAACTCACTCATGCTCAACAAAACGGTGATTTGCATCGAAACTTCCAGGGTTATACTACTAACGCTGACTGTGACTTACTGGGTCTTGGGGTGTCATCTATTAGTCAGGTCAGTAATTGCTTCATCCAGAATCAACGTGACTTAACTACTTACTATGAATGTGTTGAGAATGATAGTTATGCACTATGGAGAGGATACGAATCTACGGCAGAAGATAAGCTACGACACGACGTAATCATGCAGCTTATCTGCCTGTTTAACCTAAAATATAAAGAGATAGAAAGGACACACGGCATTGACTTCAGGCAGCATTTTGCGAGTGAAATAGAAGAGCTAAAGACTATGGAGGCCGATGGGCTATTAAGTATGGATGATGAGGGTATTGAGGTTACTGATACCGGTCGTTTACTCATTAGAAATATTTGTATGACCTTTGATGAATACTTTAAAGAATTAAAGGCATTGCAGATTTATTCAAAAGCCATTTAA
- a CDS encoding sulfite exporter TauE/SafE family protein, translating to MTELTVVWLPAFMMGLLGSSHCLGMCGGLTVALSSGCEPQKQALLSLVYQLFRIVSYAILGTIVGSLGAVITRWTDFPILLFLAGFLLIMMGLYLMGQWSLLTYLEKQGGRLWKILQPLQKRFLPLRRVSQAIPIGLLWGLLPCGLVYSALAMAAASGGAAQGTVTMLAFGLGTLPALYVTGLFAKQLIHFFRRQVVRSLIGVIFILWGSFQLYNVSSMITNPAGQHTHQHHQTQ from the coding sequence ATGACTGAATTAACGGTCGTATGGTTACCCGCATTTATGATGGGTCTTTTGGGAAGTTCTCACTGCCTCGGAATGTGTGGTGGTTTGACCGTTGCATTAAGTTCAGGCTGTGAACCTCAAAAGCAGGCTCTCCTATCTTTGGTCTACCAACTCTTCAGAATAGTCAGTTACGCCATACTAGGTACTATAGTGGGCAGCCTTGGGGCGGTCATAACCCGTTGGACAGACTTTCCTATTCTGCTGTTTCTGGCAGGTTTCTTGCTGATCATGATGGGGCTATATCTGATGGGACAATGGAGCCTGTTAACCTACCTGGAAAAGCAGGGTGGAAGATTATGGAAGATATTGCAACCATTACAGAAGCGCTTTTTGCCTCTCAGAAGAGTTTCTCAGGCCATACCAATAGGTTTACTTTGGGGATTGTTGCCATGTGGTTTAGTTTATAGTGCTCTGGCCATGGCCGCTGCCAGCGGAGGAGCTGCTCAAGGAACAGTTACTATGCTGGCCTTTGGTTTGGGGACACTTCCTGCCCTATATGTCACCGGCTTATTTGCTAAACAGCTGATACATTTTTTTCGACGTCAGGTGGTGAGGAGCTTGATAGGAGTCATCTTTATTTTGTGGGGTAGCTTCCAGCTATACAATGTTTCGAGCATGATCACTAACCCCGCAGGTCAGCACACACACCAACATCATCAAACACAGTGA
- the ccoS gene encoding cbb3-type cytochrome oxidase assembly protein CcoS, translated as MDAIFLLIPITFILLIVAIAVFFWAVNNDQYSDLDKEAHRIIFDQESPEEDDAEEQQQSASNQNSSDKAKADD; from the coding sequence ATGGATGCCATATTTTTACTGATACCTATTACGTTTATCCTGTTGATAGTCGCCATCGCGGTATTCTTCTGGGCCGTTAATAACGATCAATACTCGGATCTGGATAAAGAAGCGCACCGTATTATTTTTGATCAAGAGTCGCCTGAAGAAGATGATGCTGAGGAACAGCAGCAATCAGCCAGTAATCAGAACAGCAGTGATAAGGCTAAAGCAGATGACTGA
- a CDS encoding heavy metal translocating P-type ATPase: protein MDQQYSGNDCYHCGLPIPANTKKSLEVLGKERLFCCEGCYAVADMIVTSKLDDYYKFRTETADKPEHVTHLESELAAYDQQQVQEDYLLDSSSETEKSVLLYSEQVRCSACAWLIERKINKLNGVNSVQVNVTSQVIHLKWRPEDVALSTILKQLHHLGYTATPYKPEDTLNQQKITQKSWLKRLGMAGLGMMQVMMFAVALYLGAFSGMAEEYEWLIRAVSFLIATPVLFYAGYPFYSSGVASLRNKQLNMDVPITLALFIAYGASIWALFTSGGEVYFDSVTMFVFFLLIGRYIEFRVRQQISERIYKGSAQKLNHAEKYDALTGETEAIAIKAIEDGDMLLVRAGKSVAVDGELVSEQAELNVSMLNGEFLPAKVDHGQTVLAGSINTHQPFVMRARVNEQGNYWQKLLRLQEAALLDKPKIGLLADKIARYFVAGILLIATGVAFYWVNAGSEDALWITLSVLVVSCPCALSLATPIAMTCGTLAYNQRNILVKGQSFLQASSEITDIVFDKTGTLTRGQLSVDSVEVFGSLTEQKALQIIAALEAQSEHPIGLAFKTYETPQCLATNVHFIPFKGVTGDVEQTRYTFGNADCIREVDSDFQQQASDLDALWLMQEKIVVAKILLKDTLRAEAKEISSRLKEQGFKLHLLSGDPSSQVEVVSQQLNLDCWKNNAQPEDKLSYVKLLQENGSKVLMVGDGINDAPVMSIADASMAMADAADMTRVSADCYLLSDNLSDIDFALNKSKQTQSVIKQNLLWALVYNVTMIPVAAMGFIPPYLAALGMSFSSVVVVINSLRLKK from the coding sequence ATGGATCAACAATATAGCGGCAACGATTGTTATCATTGTGGCTTACCCATCCCAGCAAATACCAAAAAGTCGCTCGAGGTTTTAGGCAAGGAGCGTCTTTTTTGCTGTGAAGGGTGTTACGCTGTTGCGGATATGATCGTCACTAGCAAGCTGGATGATTATTATAAGTTCCGGACAGAAACTGCAGATAAGCCGGAGCATGTAACGCATCTTGAATCCGAGCTTGCAGCCTATGATCAACAGCAGGTTCAGGAAGACTATTTGCTGGACTCCTCCTCAGAAACAGAAAAAAGTGTTTTGCTGTATTCAGAGCAGGTCCGTTGCAGTGCTTGTGCCTGGCTGATTGAGAGAAAGATTAATAAGCTTAATGGCGTTAACTCGGTTCAGGTAAACGTTACCTCACAAGTCATACATCTGAAGTGGCGACCTGAGGACGTGGCTCTAAGCACTATACTAAAGCAGCTTCATCATTTGGGGTATACCGCTACTCCCTATAAACCGGAAGACACCCTAAATCAGCAAAAAATTACTCAGAAATCATGGTTGAAACGTTTAGGAATGGCGGGTCTGGGGATGATGCAGGTGATGATGTTTGCCGTAGCGCTATATCTCGGAGCATTCAGCGGTATGGCTGAAGAATATGAATGGCTCATTCGGGCTGTCAGTTTTCTAATTGCTACACCAGTATTGTTTTATGCTGGCTATCCCTTCTATTCAAGTGGAGTTGCTTCCTTGAGGAATAAACAGCTGAATATGGATGTACCAATAACTCTGGCCTTATTTATCGCCTATGGGGCCAGTATCTGGGCGCTATTCACTTCAGGTGGAGAGGTTTATTTTGACTCGGTAACAATGTTCGTTTTTTTCTTGCTCATCGGCCGCTACATTGAGTTCCGAGTGAGGCAGCAAATAAGCGAAAGAATTTATAAAGGGAGTGCACAGAAACTAAATCATGCTGAGAAATATGACGCACTTACAGGTGAGACGGAAGCCATAGCAATAAAGGCCATAGAGGACGGCGACATGTTGCTGGTTCGTGCAGGTAAAAGTGTAGCCGTAGATGGTGAGTTGGTGAGCGAGCAGGCTGAGCTGAATGTATCTATGCTCAATGGTGAATTTTTGCCGGCCAAGGTGGACCATGGTCAAACTGTACTTGCTGGCAGTATAAATACGCATCAACCCTTTGTGATGAGAGCTCGAGTAAACGAGCAGGGGAATTACTGGCAAAAGTTATTAAGGCTGCAAGAGGCGGCATTACTGGATAAGCCAAAAATAGGGTTGCTGGCTGATAAAATTGCTCGGTATTTTGTTGCGGGAATCCTGCTAATTGCAACAGGTGTCGCTTTCTACTGGGTCAATGCGGGCTCAGAAGATGCGCTATGGATCACGCTGTCTGTTCTGGTGGTCAGCTGCCCTTGTGCCTTATCTCTTGCAACACCGATTGCCATGACATGCGGAACGCTTGCTTACAATCAACGAAACATACTAGTGAAAGGACAATCTTTTCTACAGGCTTCTAGCGAAATTACAGATATCGTTTTCGATAAGACGGGCACACTAACTCGTGGTCAACTATCCGTAGACAGCGTTGAAGTTTTTGGTTCGCTAACTGAGCAAAAAGCACTGCAAATTATCGCGGCCCTTGAAGCACAGTCGGAGCACCCGATAGGATTGGCTTTTAAGACTTACGAAACCCCTCAATGTTTAGCTACCAATGTGCACTTTATTCCATTTAAAGGGGTAACCGGTGACGTGGAGCAGACAAGGTATACTTTTGGAAATGCAGATTGTATCAGAGAAGTCGACAGCGATTTTCAACAGCAAGCTTCTGATCTTGATGCCTTATGGTTAATGCAGGAGAAAATTGTGGTGGCTAAGATTCTGCTGAAAGATACCTTACGGGCGGAAGCAAAGGAGATTAGTAGCCGTCTTAAAGAGCAGGGATTTAAGTTGCATTTATTGAGTGGTGACCCATCATCTCAGGTTGAGGTGGTTAGCCAACAGCTTAACCTTGATTGCTGGAAGAATAACGCCCAGCCAGAAGACAAGTTGTCTTACGTTAAATTATTACAGGAAAACGGAAGCAAAGTTTTGATGGTCGGTGACGGTATCAACGATGCCCCGGTGATGAGTATTGCTGATGCATCTATGGCGATGGCCGATGCCGCCGATATGACACGAGTCAGTGCTGACTGTTATTTGTTATCAGATAATTTGTCGGACATAGATTTTGCTTTGAATAAATCGAAACAAACACAAAGTGTGATCAAGCAAAACCTATTATGGGCTTTGGTTTACAATGTTACGATGATACCGGTAGCTGCGATGGGATTCATTCCTCCTTACCTGGCAGCACTGGGGATGTCGTTCAGCTCGGTCGTGGTTGTTATTAATTCTTTGAGATTAAAAAAGTAA
- a CDS encoding FixH family protein — protein sequence MQEQQQDMKPWYKQFWPWFLIALPLSSVIAGITTFIIASNTTDSMVVDNYYKDGLAINESLAKQEKAKQLGVQATLVFSDELLTVDLKSNKPMKDSLFVDFQHSTLSSKDFKVSLTRDGKGQFYSQLNQQIDGSWYIKVYPYQGGWEIKKKVTLPSSTDVKLGY from the coding sequence ATGCAAGAGCAACAACAAGATATGAAACCTTGGTATAAACAATTTTGGCCATGGTTTTTAATTGCCTTGCCTTTGTCATCGGTAATCGCCGGTATTACAACGTTTATTATTGCCAGTAATACAACCGATAGCATGGTAGTGGATAACTATTATAAAGATGGGTTGGCAATCAACGAGTCATTGGCTAAACAGGAAAAAGCAAAGCAGTTGGGAGTTCAGGCCACCCTGGTTTTTTCCGATGAACTATTGACCGTTGACCTCAAGTCGAATAAGCCTATGAAAGATAGCTTGTTTGTAGATTTTCAGCACTCAACATTATCAAGTAAAGACTTCAAGGTGTCCTTAACCCGAGATGGTAAGGGGCAGTTTTATTCTCAGCTTAATCAGCAAATTGATGGTAGCTGGTATATAAAAGTATACCCCTATCAAGGAGGCTGGGAAATAAAAAAGAAAGTTACCTTACCCAGCAGTACCGATGTCAAATTAGGCTATTAA